A window from Montipora capricornis isolate CH-2021 chromosome 7, ASM3666992v2, whole genome shotgun sequence encodes these proteins:
- the LOC138058137 gene encoding uncharacterized protein has product MTAISRTFWMRIFCIILVFMLVLNAVETRPLKKTKRNSQPKHCGTKGHLCQHGSRKLCCASGYTCRLEKVAINLTRPETKKKQKIGTCQPVKQGDIEIEEHNPTQTTEATNSTTVPPTPKPSSSPSFYALKEGRTTRH; this is encoded by the exons ATGACGGCAATTTCAAGAACATTTTGGATGAGAATATTTTGTATTATATTGGTATTTATGCTCGTACTTAACGCCGTGGAAACCAGG CcactaaagaaaacaaaacgcaaCAGTCAGCCAAAGCATTGTGGCACTAAAGGTCACCTTTGTCAACATGGCTCAAGAAAG CTGTGCTGCGCCTCAGGATACACCTGTAGACTAGAAAAAGTTGCCATCAACTTGACAAGGCCAGAGacaaaaaagaagcaaaagattGGAACTTGTCAACCAGTAAAGCAGGGCGATATCGAGATTGAAGAGCATAATCCAACCCAGACTACCGAGGCAACCAACAGTACAACAGTGCCACCAACTCCAAAACCTTCATCCAGTCCATCCTTTTATGCTTTGAAGGAAGGAAGAACCACGAGACATTGA